Proteins from a single region of Aestuariirhabdus haliotis:
- a CDS encoding alkaline phosphatase family protein — MHSILNARSLLRASLLCGLLPFAGTASSDIGSTPVVGAAYNTSKILKEQIFGGVEATVSTGRDVALFTIAGMSLDAYILTLPLEADVKARVISRLSNPVYSIQLGHFLYLFYDQYGGLDGEDRFRQYLLQTYTTEQLQQWEHSLFSLADPVADDAEAADGAEQSMLNSQFIAALVTVYDVLFNNDEWLLGRKLPEQYSYLSRSPEDLALIAKIQTIVLDVMSRYAEGLDADEMKTALEGIVQEGQNPGSPEVNSKAQAITITLIDFVRLNVLKAYRQFARKEARTEAFGQWMQNTFDDNPQSLIHFLEQQSSKRFAVQITVDGLQQGLMAALADEQKSPLLSAVYDRARNKEAYRPDNETVASPEHVPKHDFLLKLIEDKQSAMDDPAYLPFFKTLYQQSSKGIARFGVSSTPTISVRNLPIIKTGATVAGNGGTGIPNFHFVDRDKDRAYYFFGNDALQLDRLAASRGMQTMFDRLDYLKTLNCNAQYDWNALTAYDGLVNLGLGEAVRDFGESRCMREIQRRAEVEPRVQQARQQLIEDIQAFQEISAWSPLTRWTKKKTIEDAIQQLAALDTQGMPDYVLVYNPWPDHFAHFKGAFSDEIIAPTGELNRLDYWISELTQAYKNAGIYDNTLWGMAGDHGLAPVYFALNPEKQALDYLEKDYDVDLDIRKISSDEGEGFKITNALNPPSFKGADVVVASTAGGNFMMDFFNSGRGWKVQPLYSEMIDYDLPSNKQGVVQSVDMVEELSSRLKESLDYLVLRESDCSIERCTLRLVGHRDGQRVDEIIQREGDRVLYAQSTQDPMFIRPLNSWQVAQAGTLLELQQANPFAAPLTAQESFEKEDLLQRCLQQPVLDQPDSWCSEAQWRQLTRLTPRPDSVNQLAHLYDESRAGTINLFPGEGIGFNTIVPGRHAGEHYLEKDAFVGFWGKPSQAVEQMESVDNGSLAPTLYEFLTGERVVVGEAGWGYPSLLPQLLLDETRQQ; from the coding sequence ATGCACTCGATACTAAACGCTCGCTCGTTATTGCGGGCCAGTTTACTCTGTGGCTTGTTGCCGTTTGCGGGTACGGCATCGTCGGATATTGGCAGTACGCCGGTGGTTGGCGCAGCCTACAACACCAGCAAAATTCTTAAGGAACAGATCTTCGGCGGCGTAGAGGCAACGGTGAGTACCGGGCGGGATGTTGCCCTCTTTACCATTGCGGGTATGAGTCTGGATGCCTATATCCTGACATTGCCGCTGGAGGCGGATGTCAAAGCCCGGGTAATCTCCCGGCTGTCCAACCCGGTGTATTCCATTCAGCTTGGGCATTTTCTCTACCTGTTTTACGACCAGTACGGTGGCCTCGACGGTGAAGACCGCTTCCGTCAGTATCTGTTGCAAACCTATACCACTGAGCAGCTACAGCAATGGGAACATTCGCTGTTTAGCCTTGCCGATCCGGTTGCTGATGATGCGGAAGCGGCCGACGGTGCCGAGCAGTCGATGCTCAATTCTCAGTTTATCGCCGCTCTGGTTACCGTCTACGATGTGCTGTTTAATAATGACGAATGGTTGTTGGGGCGCAAACTGCCCGAGCAATACAGTTACCTCTCCCGCTCGCCAGAAGACCTGGCACTGATTGCAAAAATCCAGACGATTGTCCTGGATGTGATGTCTCGATACGCCGAGGGGCTGGACGCTGACGAGATGAAAACGGCATTGGAAGGCATTGTGCAAGAGGGGCAGAATCCAGGCAGCCCGGAAGTGAATAGCAAGGCTCAGGCGATCACCATCACCCTGATCGATTTTGTCCGGCTCAATGTGCTCAAGGCGTATCGTCAATTTGCCCGTAAAGAAGCACGCACCGAAGCCTTCGGTCAATGGATGCAAAATACTTTTGATGATAACCCGCAGTCGTTGATTCACTTTCTGGAACAACAGAGCAGCAAGCGTTTTGCGGTGCAGATAACCGTTGACGGTTTGCAGCAAGGTTTAATGGCGGCGCTGGCAGATGAGCAAAAGTCACCTTTGTTGAGCGCGGTCTATGATCGGGCTCGCAATAAGGAAGCCTATCGTCCCGACAACGAAACGGTTGCTTCGCCGGAGCATGTTCCTAAACATGATTTCTTGCTCAAGCTGATTGAAGACAAACAAAGCGCGATGGATGACCCGGCTTACTTGCCGTTCTTTAAAACCCTGTATCAGCAGTCGAGTAAAGGCATTGCCCGCTTCGGAGTCTCCTCCACGCCGACCATCAGTGTGCGTAATCTGCCGATCATCAAAACCGGCGCTACGGTGGCCGGCAACGGCGGCACGGGGATTCCCAATTTCCATTTTGTCGATCGAGATAAGGACCGGGCCTATTACTTCTTTGGCAACGATGCCTTGCAGCTGGATAGACTGGCGGCCAGTCGGGGTATGCAAACCATGTTCGACCGGCTCGATTACCTGAAAACCCTGAACTGCAATGCCCAGTATGACTGGAATGCCCTGACCGCTTACGACGGTTTGGTCAATCTTGGCTTGGGAGAAGCCGTGCGGGACTTTGGTGAAAGCCGCTGTATGCGCGAAATTCAGCGCCGCGCCGAAGTGGAACCCCGGGTGCAACAAGCCCGCCAGCAACTGATCGAGGACATTCAAGCGTTTCAGGAGATCAGTGCCTGGTCGCCGCTAACCCGCTGGACCAAAAAGAAAACCATTGAGGATGCTATTCAACAGTTGGCGGCCCTGGATACTCAGGGAATGCCCGATTATGTGCTGGTGTATAACCCCTGGCCCGATCATTTTGCCCATTTTAAAGGGGCCTTCAGCGATGAGATTATTGCGCCTACCGGTGAGCTTAACCGCCTCGATTACTGGATCAGCGAACTCACCCAGGCCTACAAGAACGCGGGTATTTATGACAATACCCTGTGGGGCATGGCGGGGGATCACGGACTGGCACCGGTGTATTTCGCATTAAACCCTGAAAAGCAGGCGTTGGATTATCTGGAAAAAGACTACGACGTGGATCTGGATATTCGCAAGATCTCCTCGGATGAAGGCGAAGGCTTCAAGATTACCAATGCGCTGAATCCTCCCAGTTTTAAGGGCGCGGATGTGGTGGTGGCCTCCACGGCGGGGGGCAACTTTATGATGGACTTTTTCAACTCTGGCAGGGGCTGGAAGGTGCAGCCCCTGTATTCGGAGATGATCGATTATGACCTGCCGAGCAATAAGCAGGGAGTGGTTCAGTCTGTCGATATGGTTGAGGAGCTGTCGAGCCGGCTTAAGGAGAGTCTCGATTATCTGGTACTGCGCGAATCGGATTGCAGCATTGAGCGTTGTACTTTGCGCCTGGTAGGACATCGTGATGGTCAGCGTGTTGATGAGATCATTCAACGCGAGGGTGACCGTGTGCTGTACGCACAGAGCACCCAAGATCCGATGTTTATTCGCCCGCTTAATTCCTGGCAGGTTGCGCAGGCGGGTACCTTGCTGGAGTTGCAGCAGGCCAATCCCTTTGCGGCACCGCTAACGGCGCAGGAGAGCTTCGAGAAAGAGGATCTGCTGCAGCGTTGTTTGCAGCAACCAGTATTGGACCAACCCGATAGTTGGTGTAGCGAGGCCCAGTGGCGACAGTTGACGCGCCTGACGCCAAGGCCCGATTCGGTGAATCAGCTGGCTCACCTGTACGATGAATCAAGGGCCGGCACCATCAACCTGTTTCCGGGTGAAGGCATCGGCTTTAATACCATTGTGCCAGGGCGACATGCCGGCGAGCATTATTTGGAAAAGGACGCCTTTGTCGGTTTTTGGGGTAAGCCGAGTCAGGCTGTTGAGCAGATGGAATCGGTCGACAATGGTTCCCTGGCCCCCACTTTGTATGAGTTCCTAACGGGAGAACGGGTCGTGGTGGGCGAGGCCGGCTGGGGCTATCCCTCATTGCTGCCGCAGCTGTTACTCGACGAAACGCGTCAGCAATAG
- the gltS gene encoding sodium/glutamate symporter yields the protein MESIVEIGTTYPIGGLKLLVMAILVLYLGEFLTHRFPFLLNNNIPAAVTGGLLCSSALALLSHFEIAHLDFELELRNSLLLIFFSTIGLTAKFSALLIGGRAMILLITVCTLFILFQNVVGILIASLIGQETVYGLFVGSISLVGGHGTAIAWGEVATEDGIRGAAELGVAGATLGLIIGGLIGGPVAGRLIRKKQLSYVESDAIGANHSAPANQNNSETEPAASKSNPIKHYVSIRDFLGTVLALGLCLGFGEAVNHYLFSYEIRLPGFLTAMMVGVVITNITSPLKKDVDPDAINLIGGVSLHLFLAMSLMSMDLLSLVNSAGLLLTTMVAQTILIIFFATHIVFKMMGSDYDAAVITGGFIGMGLGATPVAIANMTAISREHGPSMKALLVVPLVGAFFIDLVNAVVIELFLRLPFMS from the coding sequence ATGGAATCGATCGTTGAAATTGGCACTACTTACCCTATTGGCGGGCTCAAACTACTGGTCATGGCCATACTGGTACTCTATCTCGGAGAGTTTTTAACCCACAGATTCCCCTTCCTGCTCAATAACAACATTCCTGCCGCCGTGACCGGAGGCTTATTGTGCAGTTCAGCTTTAGCCTTGCTGAGTCACTTCGAGATTGCCCACCTTGATTTCGAGCTGGAGTTACGGAACTCATTACTCCTCATATTTTTCAGCACCATTGGCCTCACTGCCAAGTTCAGTGCCCTTCTGATAGGTGGACGGGCGATGATCCTGCTCATCACTGTGTGCACCCTGTTTATTCTATTCCAGAACGTGGTCGGTATCCTGATCGCCAGCCTGATCGGACAGGAGACCGTTTACGGACTCTTTGTCGGTAGTATCTCGCTGGTCGGGGGGCACGGCACCGCCATCGCCTGGGGCGAAGTTGCCACCGAAGATGGCATCCGCGGCGCCGCCGAACTGGGCGTCGCCGGAGCCACGCTGGGGTTAATTATTGGTGGATTGATCGGTGGACCGGTCGCAGGTCGGCTGATTCGAAAAAAACAGTTGAGTTATGTCGAATCTGATGCAATTGGTGCAAACCATAGCGCCCCCGCCAACCAGAATAACAGCGAGACCGAACCTGCAGCTTCCAAGTCCAATCCGATCAAACATTATGTCAGCATTCGTGACTTCCTCGGCACAGTGTTGGCCCTGGGGCTCTGCCTCGGCTTTGGCGAGGCGGTTAACCATTATCTGTTTTCCTACGAGATTCGCTTGCCGGGCTTTCTCACCGCGATGATGGTTGGCGTCGTCATCACTAACATCACATCCCCCCTGAAAAAGGATGTGGACCCCGATGCTATCAACCTGATAGGCGGCGTCTCTCTGCACCTGTTTTTGGCCATGAGCCTGATGAGCATGGACCTGTTATCGCTGGTTAATTCAGCCGGCCTGCTGCTCACAACGATGGTGGCGCAGACCATTTTGATCATATTTTTTGCCACTCATATTGTCTTCAAAATGATGGGCAGCGACTACGACGCGGCGGTCATTACCGGCGGTTTTATCGGCATGGGACTGGGCGCCACACCCGTCGCCATCGCCAACATGACCGCCATTTCACGAGAGCATGGCCCCTCTATGAAGGCTTTACTGGTAGTTCCTTTAGTGGGTGCCTTCTTCATTGATCTAGTCAACGCCGTGGTGATCGAGCTTTTCCTGCGGCTGCCCTTTATGAGTTAA
- a CDS encoding DEAD/DEAH box helicase, whose protein sequence is MTFSSLGLAEPLLRAVADQGYTTPSPIQAKAIPVVLSGHDLMAAAQTGTGKTAGFTLPLLHRLADGKPARANHVRTLILTPTRELAAQVGESVSEYGRYLNLRSTVVFGGVKINPQMMALRKGVDVLVATPGRLLDLYSQNAIKFDHLECLVLDEADRMLDMGFIHDIRRILKVLPAKRQNLLFSATFSDEIKRLAGGILNNPQSVSVSPPNSTAPTVEQCLHPVDKSRKPALLSHLIRTEQWGQVLVFTRTKHGANRLADKLGKDGIEAMAIHGNKSQGARTRALAGFKDGRVQVLVATDIAARGLDIEQLPRVVNFDLPNVAEDYVHRIGRTGRAGSTGKAVSLVCVDEMKELVSIERLIQSKLERLVVENFQPSQELPDRPLKSPAKPKKPKKAKSHQPKQDKSHPPKQAKSQQGTRSGGSNASRQGGGAKATGNRISKPAARKEGDGAAKPAARKTSVGLGKPGRRSSRRPATAS, encoded by the coding sequence ATGACGTTTTCTTCCCTCGGCCTGGCCGAACCGCTATTGCGGGCGGTGGCTGATCAAGGCTATACCACTCCTTCGCCCATTCAGGCCAAGGCCATACCTGTTGTTTTGAGCGGGCACGACCTGATGGCCGCTGCCCAAACCGGAACCGGTAAGACCGCCGGTTTTACTTTGCCGCTGTTGCATCGCCTGGCCGACGGCAAGCCCGCGCGGGCCAATCATGTCAGAACCCTGATTCTGACGCCGACCCGGGAACTAGCGGCTCAGGTGGGCGAGAGTGTTAGCGAGTATGGGCGTTACCTGAATTTGCGTTCTACTGTGGTGTTCGGCGGCGTCAAGATCAACCCGCAGATGATGGCCTTGCGCAAAGGGGTCGATGTGCTGGTGGCGACCCCGGGTCGTCTGCTGGATCTGTACAGCCAGAATGCGATCAAGTTTGATCACCTCGAATGTCTGGTGCTGGACGAGGCCGATCGCATGCTCGATATGGGCTTTATCCACGATATTCGCCGTATTCTCAAGGTGCTGCCTGCCAAGCGTCAGAATCTGCTGTTTTCGGCCACCTTTTCCGATGAGATCAAGCGCCTTGCAGGCGGTATTTTGAACAACCCCCAGAGTGTCTCTGTCTCGCCGCCTAACAGCACCGCGCCGACGGTTGAACAGTGCCTGCACCCGGTGGATAAATCCCGTAAACCGGCGCTGCTCAGTCACCTGATTCGCACCGAGCAGTGGGGGCAGGTGCTGGTGTTTACCCGGACCAAGCATGGTGCCAACCGTCTGGCCGATAAGCTGGGCAAGGATGGCATCGAGGCGATGGCGATCCATGGCAACAAAAGTCAGGGTGCTCGCACCCGTGCATTAGCTGGATTCAAGGATGGCAGGGTGCAGGTCCTGGTTGCTACCGATATCGCGGCTCGCGGGCTGGATATCGAGCAGTTGCCCCGTGTGGTGAACTTTGATCTGCCCAATGTCGCCGAAGACTATGTGCACCGGATCGGCCGTACCGGTCGTGCCGGTTCGACCGGCAAAGCGGTATCCCTGGTATGTGTCGATGAGATGAAGGAACTGGTTTCGATCGAGCGCCTGATCCAGAGCAAGCTGGAGCGCCTGGTCGTGGAAAATTTCCAGCCCAGCCAGGAACTGCCTGACCGGCCCTTGAAGTCTCCGGCGAAGCCGAAAAAACCAAAGAAAGCCAAGAGCCATCAGCCCAAGCAAGATAAGAGCCATCCGCCGAAACAAGCTAAAAGCCAGCAAGGTACTCGTTCCGGTGGCTCGAATGCATCCCGTCAGGGTGGTGGCGCCAAAGCCACTGGCAATCGGATCTCAAAACCCGCTGCTCGTAAAGAAGGCGATGGAGCTGCCAAGCCCGCCGCGCGGAAAACCTCCGTTGGTTTGGGTAAACCCGGGCGGCGCTCTAGCCGACGGCCGGCAACAGCCAGCTAG